A single window of Alkalispirochaeta americana DNA harbors:
- a CDS encoding Crp/Fnr family transcriptional regulator — translation MGAFDRFAKTYKKGQMIFCEYEPGNTFYLIQEGRVQITKVMGELEKAVDILHPGELFGEMAILEEAPRSASAIALDKVILLEFNRANFEILMQGNPQIALTLLKTFVKRIHDQRRRFLILKLEDVQARVADVFLMFSEGQNPRNYEQDRWEFPVTVNDVAHWAGLPPERVKAVVNQFVKQNRMSVYPDKIVVNNIHDLQRLVASRRREQG, via the coding sequence GTGGGAGCTTTCGACCGCTTTGCCAAGACCTACAAAAAAGGGCAGATGATTTTTTGCGAGTATGAGCCAGGAAATACCTTTTACTTGATTCAGGAGGGGCGGGTACAGATCACCAAGGTGATGGGTGAACTGGAAAAGGCCGTAGATATCCTCCATCCCGGCGAACTTTTCGGGGAAATGGCAATCCTGGAAGAAGCTCCTCGCAGCGCCAGTGCAATCGCCCTGGACAAGGTGATACTTCTGGAATTCAACCGCGCAAACTTCGAGATTCTCATGCAGGGGAATCCCCAGATTGCTCTTACGCTCCTGAAAACCTTTGTAAAACGCATCCACGATCAGCGACGGCGCTTTCTCATTCTCAAACTTGAGGATGTGCAGGCTCGGGTGGCCGATGTATTTCTCATGTTCTCCGAGGGACAAAATCCGCGAAACTACGAGCAGGACCGCTGGGAGTTTCCCGTCACAGTGAACGATGTCGCCCACTGGGCCGGTCTTCCCCCGGAGAGAGTTAAGGCTGTGGTCAATCAGTTTGTCAAACAGAACAGGATGAGTGTATATCCCGACAAGATTGTGGTGAACAACATCCATGATTTACAGCGCCTCGTGGCGAGTCGGCGCAGGGAACAAGGATGA